From one Alicyclobacillus acidocaldarius subsp. acidocaldarius Tc-4-1 genomic stretch:
- the pdhA gene encoding pyruvate dehydrogenase (acetyl-transferring) E1 component subunit alpha, with product MLSQVVARFEIPYVQIVDENGNVVNPDLVPDLSDDDLRELMKRMVFTRIWDQRAIRLSRQGRLGFYAPVSGQEASMIGSEFATKKEDFLLPGYRDIPQLYFHGYPLYQLFLYSRGHQLGGKVPEGVNCMVPQIIIGAQIVQAAGVGLAFKLRGEKRVAVTYTGDGGTSQGDFYEGMNFAGAMNLPVVFFVQNNQYAISVPRELQTRAQTLAQKAIAAGIPGVQVDGMDVLAVYHVMHEALERARNGEGPTMIEAVTFRYGPHTMSGDDPTRYRTKDVQEEWEKKDPLIRFRKHLEEKGLWSQEEEEAYIEEAKETVNNALKEADAAEKMTIPGLIDSMFEELTPTLKRQRAEFAGEEAN from the coding sequence ATGTTGAGCCAGGTGGTTGCTCGTTTTGAGATCCCGTACGTCCAAATTGTGGACGAGAACGGGAACGTCGTGAACCCTGACCTGGTCCCGGATTTGTCGGACGACGACCTGCGCGAGCTCATGAAGCGCATGGTCTTCACGCGCATCTGGGATCAGCGCGCAATTCGCCTGTCCCGGCAGGGACGCCTGGGATTTTACGCGCCGGTGTCCGGCCAGGAAGCGTCCATGATCGGCAGCGAGTTCGCCACGAAGAAAGAGGACTTCCTCCTCCCAGGCTATCGGGACATCCCGCAGTTGTACTTCCACGGGTATCCGCTGTATCAGCTCTTCCTTTACTCCCGCGGACATCAGCTTGGCGGCAAAGTTCCGGAAGGCGTCAACTGTATGGTGCCTCAGATCATCATCGGTGCGCAAATCGTCCAGGCGGCGGGCGTCGGCCTCGCGTTCAAACTGCGCGGTGAAAAGCGCGTCGCCGTGACGTACACGGGCGACGGCGGCACGAGCCAGGGCGACTTTTACGAAGGCATGAACTTCGCGGGCGCCATGAATCTCCCCGTCGTGTTCTTTGTCCAGAACAACCAGTACGCCATTTCCGTGCCTCGCGAGCTTCAGACTCGCGCGCAGACGCTCGCTCAGAAGGCCATCGCGGCAGGCATCCCCGGCGTGCAAGTCGACGGCATGGACGTGTTGGCCGTGTACCACGTCATGCACGAAGCCCTTGAGCGCGCGCGCAACGGCGAGGGCCCAACCATGATTGAGGCCGTGACCTTCCGCTACGGCCCTCACACGATGTCAGGCGACGATCCGACCCGTTATCGCACGAAGGACGTGCAGGAGGAGTGGGAGAAGAAGGATCCGCTCATCCGCTTCCGCAAGCACCTCGAGGAAAAGGGCCTTTGGTCTCAGGAAGAGGAAGAGGCTTACATCGAAGAGGCCAAGGAGACGGTCAACAACGCCCTGAAGGAGGCGGATGCGGCGGAGAAGATGACCATCCCGGGTCTCATCGACTCGATGTTCGAAGAACTCACCCCGACGCTCAAGCGCCAACGGGCGGAATTTGCCGGCGAGGAGGCGAACTGA
- a CDS encoding MFS transporter — MRLRPRVDAFHAFLTGRFFFRVGDKIFLVALPLIIQGMGYGPSLLSFANAVQYVANWAGAPLGGYLTERHSRKAVMRAVHAAQAAAIFGVIASLSIRSLFPFIFVCSIFVLHLASIVNRVNRFSLTALLRDRDQIPQANAEIQLMESAARLVGPWMAKIVIAHLRLRAALGLDLLSFLIMAMVVWVALQVPVGERQEARLAGARARDLWRWRFEGQDGAGRVLFVNGLVNVAFTFVSGFNVFL, encoded by the coding sequence GTGAGACTCCGACCTCGTGTGGATGCGTTTCATGCGTTTCTCACTGGACGATTTTTCTTCCGTGTCGGCGACAAGATCTTCTTGGTGGCCCTGCCGTTGATCATTCAGGGCATGGGATACGGGCCGTCGCTCCTGTCCTTTGCCAATGCAGTTCAGTACGTGGCCAACTGGGCCGGTGCACCGCTCGGAGGCTACCTAACAGAGAGGCACAGTCGAAAAGCGGTCATGCGCGCGGTGCACGCCGCGCAGGCAGCCGCCATCTTCGGCGTGATCGCCTCCCTGTCCATCAGGTCACTGTTTCCCTTCATCTTTGTATGCTCCATCTTTGTTCTCCACCTCGCGTCCATCGTGAATCGGGTCAATCGATTTTCCCTGACCGCGCTCTTGCGCGATCGCGACCAGATCCCGCAGGCGAACGCGGAAATTCAGCTGATGGAATCTGCCGCGAGACTCGTCGGACCGTGGATGGCGAAAATTGTCATCGCGCACCTGAGGTTGCGAGCCGCGCTGGGATTGGATCTGTTGTCGTTCTTGATCATGGCCATGGTGGTGTGGGTGGCCCTGCAAGTACCGGTCGGCGAGCGTCAGGAGGCTCGTTTGGCTGGCGCTCGCGCGCGTGATCTGTGGCGATGGCGGTTCGAGGGGCAGGACGGAGCGGGGAGGGTCTTATTCGTCAATGGTTTGGTCAATGTCGCCTTCACCTTTGTTTCAGGGTTCAACGTGTTCCTATGA
- a CDS encoding SpoVR family protein, giving the protein MNHRELEELERAIERMMDLARAFGLDIYPMRFEVCPADVLYTFGAYGMPTRFHHWSFGKTFHKMKLEYDLGLSRIYELVINSNPCYAFLLDGNTLLQNKTVCAHVLGHCDFFKNNAAFRHTSRDMVERMASSAERIYRYELEYGRRRVEELLDAGLAIAEHVDPSEEGRNARRVAKERMYRQRLGQRAEPPRRAREPGPYDDLFALDGPLPEPEEESIPARVLNKDVMLFIIEHSSALEEWERDILSMLREEMLYFWPQLETKIMNEGWATYWHLRIMREMDLSDEEAVEFAKMHSSVVLPSRTSINPYHVGLAIWEDIERRWNEPTKEEQERYGRRPGEGREKMFEVREMETDVSFLRNYLTKDLIEKLDLYVYQKVGNDWRVVEKDWEKVRDALVASRINGGIPVLYVEDGDYRRNGELLIRHAFEGMELDLRHLEKVLPYFYRLWGRPVHLQTVVEGRDVIFSYDGKKVQRSFLKD; this is encoded by the coding sequence ATGAACCATCGCGAGTTGGAAGAGCTCGAGCGCGCCATTGAGCGGATGATGGATCTGGCTCGGGCGTTCGGGCTCGACATCTACCCCATGCGGTTTGAGGTGTGTCCGGCCGATGTGCTGTACACCTTTGGAGCGTACGGAATGCCAACCAGATTCCACCATTGGTCTTTTGGAAAGACATTCCATAAAATGAAACTCGAATACGATCTCGGTCTGAGTCGGATCTACGAACTCGTCATCAATTCGAATCCGTGCTACGCCTTTTTGCTCGACGGAAACACGCTCTTACAAAACAAGACGGTGTGTGCACATGTGCTCGGGCATTGCGACTTCTTCAAAAACAATGCGGCGTTCCGACACACGTCCCGAGACATGGTCGAGCGCATGGCGTCGAGCGCCGAGCGAATTTATCGTTACGAACTTGAATACGGCAGGCGCCGCGTGGAGGAGTTGCTGGACGCGGGCCTCGCCATCGCGGAACACGTGGATCCTTCCGAGGAAGGGCGCAATGCGCGCCGCGTCGCCAAGGAGCGCATGTACCGCCAGCGTTTGGGCCAACGAGCAGAGCCGCCCCGTAGGGCGCGGGAGCCAGGACCTTATGACGATTTGTTTGCGCTGGATGGTCCTCTGCCAGAGCCGGAGGAGGAGTCGATTCCTGCGCGCGTGCTCAACAAGGACGTCATGCTGTTTATCATCGAGCACAGCTCCGCCCTCGAGGAATGGGAGCGCGACATCCTCTCGATGTTGCGCGAAGAGATGCTCTATTTCTGGCCTCAGCTGGAGACGAAGATCATGAACGAGGGCTGGGCGACCTACTGGCATCTGCGCATCATGCGGGAGATGGATCTGTCGGACGAAGAGGCCGTGGAGTTCGCCAAGATGCACTCGAGCGTCGTGTTACCTTCTCGAACGAGCATCAATCCTTATCACGTCGGTCTCGCCATCTGGGAGGACATTGAGCGGCGATGGAATGAACCGACGAAAGAGGAGCAGGAGCGGTACGGAAGGCGACCGGGCGAGGGACGGGAAAAGATGTTCGAGGTGCGCGAGATGGAGACGGACGTCTCGTTCTTGCGCAACTACTTGACCAAGGATCTCATTGAAAAACTTGACCTGTACGTGTATCAAAAGGTGGGAAACGACTGGCGTGTGGTGGAGAAAGATTGGGAAAAGGTGCGAGATGCGCTCGTCGCTTCGCGGATCAACGGCGGAATCCCCGTGCTGTACGTGGAGGATGGTGATTATCGCCGAAACGGCGAATTGCTCATTCGTCACGCGTTTGAAGGGATGGAACTGGATCTCCGTCATCTAGAAAAGGTGTTGCCCTACTTTTACCGCCTATGGGGCCGGCCCGTTCACCTGCAGACCGTCGTCGAGGGGCGTGACGTCATCTTCAGCTATGACGGGAAGAAAGTACAGCGATCGTTCTTGAAAGATTGA
- a CDS encoding alpha/beta hydrolase, whose product METHTLYSQALGEERVLKVFVPPGASDEPLPVVYCHDGIEFFTHGRIATQAHEAILAGKLAPCYIVGIAVNLDRRRDDYAFDGARHREYLQFVADECIPFLDERYPMDDGRRYMAGISLGAVATLSFVLEYPQWFHRVMLFSGAFFPPYQQRVAEAIDLSRLYAYMFIGEDERQANTPSGVFDFWSYNEAMRDILMDRGAEVSYHTGPGNHIWGVWQRHLVAALSEIVLV is encoded by the coding sequence GTGGAGACGCATACCCTGTACAGCCAAGCGCTCGGCGAAGAGCGGGTGCTCAAGGTGTTTGTTCCGCCGGGTGCAAGTGACGAGCCGCTGCCTGTGGTCTATTGTCACGACGGCATCGAGTTCTTCACGCACGGTCGCATCGCGACACAGGCGCACGAGGCGATTCTCGCTGGGAAACTCGCGCCGTGTTACATCGTCGGGATCGCGGTGAACCTGGACCGGCGTCGCGACGATTACGCGTTTGACGGCGCGCGCCACCGCGAGTATCTGCAGTTCGTGGCGGACGAATGCATCCCGTTTCTGGATGAGCGATATCCCATGGACGATGGCCGCCGCTATATGGCCGGCATTTCGCTCGGCGCGGTGGCGACGCTCAGCTTCGTGCTCGAGTATCCACAGTGGTTTCATCGGGTCATGTTGTTTTCCGGCGCCTTCTTCCCGCCGTATCAGCAGCGGGTGGCCGAAGCCATCGATTTGTCGCGCCTGTACGCCTATATGTTCATCGGTGAAGACGAACGGCAGGCGAACACGCCGAGCGGCGTCTTCGACTTTTGGAGTTACAACGAGGCGATGCGAGATATCCTGATGGATCGCGGCGCCGAGGTTTCGTATCACACGGGGCCAGGCAATCACATCTGGGGCGTATGGCAGCGTCACCTGGTGGCTGCGCTTTCGGAAATTGTCCTGGTCTGA
- a CDS encoding PrkA family serine protein kinase, whose product MGFLERLSSYRAEEEALRWRGTFTDYLELVRQNPNIARTAHARIYDMIVAAGVETDADGKPHYKFFEKEIFGLSDTIERLVEEYFHAAARRLDVRKRILLLMGPVSGGKSTIVTLLKRGLEQYSRTPEGALYAIAGCPMHEEPLHLIPNELRADFEAEFGVKIEGNLCPSCRLRVDEEFGGRIEDVPVERIVLSEERRVGIGTFSPSDPKSQDIADLTGSVDFSTITEYGSESDPRAYRFDGELNKANRGLMEFQEMLKCDEKFLWHLLSLTQEGNFKAGRFALISADEMIIAHTNEAEYRSFIANKKNEALQSRMIVMPIPYNLRVDDEVKIYEKLVQQSDLKNVHIAPHALRTAAIFSILTRLKESKKQGVDLMKKLYLYNGQAVEGLKDSDVKELKAEFPDEGMSGLDPRYIINRISTALIRRDTQCINALDVLRAIKDGLDQHPSITPEDRERLLNFVAMARREYDEMAKTEVQKAFVYSFEESAKTLLENYLDNVEAYCNWQKIKDPLTGEEMDPDEKLMRSIEEQIGVSENAKRAFREEILIRISTYARRGKKFDYHSHERLREAIEKKLFADLKDVVKITTSTKTPDEQQLKKINEVTRRLIDEHGYCPVCANELLRYTGSLLNR is encoded by the coding sequence ATGGGTTTCCTGGAACGCCTGAGCTCGTATCGCGCGGAGGAGGAAGCACTTCGTTGGCGGGGCACATTCACAGACTATCTGGAACTCGTGCGTCAGAATCCCAACATCGCGAGAACGGCTCACGCTCGCATTTACGATATGATCGTCGCCGCTGGCGTGGAGACGGACGCTGACGGCAAACCGCATTACAAGTTCTTTGAAAAGGAGATCTTTGGGCTCTCGGACACCATCGAGCGGCTCGTCGAGGAGTACTTCCACGCGGCCGCGCGAAGGCTGGACGTGCGTAAACGCATCCTGCTCCTCATGGGTCCGGTGTCGGGCGGGAAGTCGACCATCGTGACGCTTCTCAAGCGGGGGTTGGAGCAATACTCCCGCACGCCCGAGGGAGCCTTGTACGCGATTGCCGGATGCCCGATGCACGAGGAACCGCTGCACCTCATCCCGAACGAACTTCGCGCTGACTTCGAGGCGGAGTTCGGCGTCAAAATTGAAGGCAACTTGTGCCCGAGTTGCCGCCTGAGGGTGGATGAGGAATTCGGCGGCCGGATCGAAGACGTGCCCGTGGAGCGCATTGTCCTGTCGGAGGAGCGCCGCGTCGGCATCGGCACGTTCAGTCCTTCGGATCCCAAGTCACAGGACATCGCCGATCTCACCGGCAGCGTCGACTTTTCCACTATTACCGAGTACGGCTCAGAGTCTGATCCGCGCGCGTACCGGTTTGACGGGGAACTGAACAAGGCCAACCGCGGCTTGATGGAGTTCCAGGAGATGCTGAAGTGTGACGAGAAGTTTCTCTGGCATCTCCTCAGCCTGACGCAGGAGGGCAACTTCAAGGCCGGCAGGTTTGCGCTCATCTCCGCCGACGAGATGATCATCGCCCACACGAACGAGGCCGAATATCGCTCGTTCATCGCCAACAAGAAGAACGAGGCGTTGCAGTCGCGCATGATCGTCATGCCCATTCCGTACAACCTGCGCGTCGACGACGAAGTCAAAATATACGAGAAACTGGTACAACAGAGCGATCTCAAAAACGTTCACATCGCACCGCACGCTCTGCGCACGGCGGCCATCTTCTCCATTCTCACGCGATTGAAGGAGTCGAAGAAGCAAGGCGTCGACCTGATGAAAAAGCTGTACCTGTATAACGGGCAGGCCGTCGAGGGGCTCAAAGACTCCGACGTCAAGGAGCTCAAGGCGGAGTTCCCCGACGAAGGCATGAGCGGGCTGGATCCGCGCTATATCATCAACCGGATCTCGACCGCGCTCATCCGGCGTGACACCCAGTGCATCAACGCACTCGATGTGCTGCGCGCCATTAAGGATGGGCTCGATCAGCATCCGTCCATCACGCCCGAAGACCGCGAGCGGCTGCTGAACTTCGTGGCGATGGCGCGGCGCGAATACGACGAGATGGCGAAGACCGAGGTGCAGAAGGCGTTCGTCTATTCGTTCGAGGAGTCGGCGAAAACGCTGCTCGAAAATTACCTGGACAACGTGGAGGCGTACTGCAACTGGCAAAAGATCAAGGATCCGCTCACCGGCGAGGAGATGGACCCCGACGAGAAGCTAATGCGCTCCATCGAGGAGCAGATCGGCGTCTCTGAGAACGCCAAGCGCGCGTTCCGCGAGGAGATCCTCATCCGGATTTCGACCTATGCGCGCCGCGGCAAGAAGTTTGACTATCACTCCCACGAGCGCCTGCGGGAGGCCATCGAGAAGAAGCTGTTCGCCGATCTCAAGGACGTTGTGAAGATCACGACTTCCACGAAGACGCCCGACGAACAGCAGCTCAAGAAGATCAACGAGGTGACGCGCCGTCTGATCGACGAACACGGGTATTGCCCCGTGTGTGCCAATGAGCTCCTGCGCTACACCGGAAGTCTGCTCAACCGCTGA
- the yhbH gene encoding sporulation protein YhbH codes for MVEFTLQREDWSLHRKGHIDQERHREKVREAIREHLADLVSDESLIMSDGKQIIKIPIRSLEEYRIRYNFQKGKHVGTGSGDTAVGDLVARGKPDTDGQPGPGQGEGAGSEPGVDYAEAEVTLDDIQQELFRELELPDLAEKDEADMVVDTVEFRDVRKKGITANIDKKRTLLQALRHAKKDDRVVITPDDLRYKTWETIVKPDSNAVILAMMDLSGSMGLFEKYCARTFFFWMTRFLRTKYANVQIRYIAHHTEAHEVDEEYFFTKGESGGTICSSAYQYALDMVNREYPPERYNIYPIHFSDGDNLTSDNEKCVQLVKELSSVSRMFGYAEVNQYSRSSTLMSAYGKLQIPRFRTYVIRDKSEIYGALRHFFSQQQGVKSA; via the coding sequence GTGGTCGAATTCACTCTGCAACGCGAAGACTGGTCACTCCACCGCAAAGGGCACATCGATCAAGAGCGCCATCGCGAAAAGGTGCGTGAGGCGATTCGCGAACATCTCGCCGATCTCGTCAGCGATGAGAGCCTGATCATGTCGGACGGGAAGCAGATCATCAAGATCCCCATCCGCTCGCTCGAAGAGTACCGTATCCGGTACAACTTTCAGAAAGGCAAACACGTCGGCACGGGATCCGGGGATACGGCCGTGGGCGATCTCGTCGCCCGCGGCAAGCCGGACACCGATGGACAACCCGGGCCGGGTCAGGGCGAGGGCGCCGGCTCCGAGCCGGGCGTCGACTACGCCGAGGCGGAGGTGACGCTGGACGACATCCAGCAGGAGCTGTTCCGCGAACTCGAACTTCCCGATCTCGCCGAAAAGGACGAGGCGGACATGGTGGTGGATACCGTCGAGTTTCGCGACGTTCGCAAGAAGGGCATCACGGCCAACATTGACAAGAAACGGACTTTGCTTCAGGCCCTTCGCCATGCGAAGAAGGACGATCGCGTCGTCATTACGCCGGACGATCTGCGCTACAAGACGTGGGAGACCATCGTTAAGCCGGACTCGAACGCGGTCATTCTCGCGATGATGGACCTGTCGGGATCGATGGGCCTGTTCGAGAAGTACTGTGCGCGAACCTTCTTCTTTTGGATGACGCGGTTTCTGCGGACGAAGTACGCCAACGTCCAGATTCGGTACATCGCTCACCACACGGAGGCGCATGAGGTCGACGAGGAGTATTTTTTCACCAAGGGTGAGAGCGGGGGTACCATCTGTTCGTCCGCGTATCAGTATGCGCTCGACATGGTGAACCGGGAGTATCCGCCCGAGCGGTACAACATCTATCCCATCCACTTTTCGGACGGCGACAACCTGACGTCGGACAATGAAAAATGCGTGCAATTGGTGAAGGAACTCTCCAGCGTCTCGCGCATGTTTGGGTACGCAGAGGTGAACCAGTACTCGCGTTCGTCGACGTTGATGAGTGCATACGGGAAGCTTCAGATTCCCCGGTTTCGCACGTACGTGATACGAGACAAATCCGAGATCTACGGTGCGCTTCGTCACTTCTTTTCCCAGCAGCAAGGGGTGAAGAGCGCATGA
- a CDS encoding alpha-ketoacid dehydrogenase subunit beta: protein MAQMTMIQAITHALDLELARDERVLVFGEDVGKNGGVFRATEGLQQKYGPNRVFDTPLAESGIIGLANGLAIQGFRPVPEIQFFGFVFEAFDQIAGQLARTRYRTGGRYTAPVTIRSPFGGGVHTPEMHADSLEGLFVQTPGIKVVIPSTPYDAKGLLLSAIRDPDPVIFLEHMKLYRSFRQEVPEDDYTIPLGVANVVREGKHATVIAYGAMVHVALKAAEQWSKAKGLEAEVIDLRTVNPIDIDTIVASIKKTNRAIVVQEAQRSAGAAAEIVAQINENAIYYLEAPVLRATPPDTVYPFGMIEDEWLPTPEYVLKTLDKVMSL from the coding sequence ATGGCGCAGATGACGATGATTCAGGCGATCACGCACGCCCTCGATCTCGAACTGGCGCGCGACGAGCGCGTGCTCGTCTTCGGCGAAGACGTCGGCAAAAACGGCGGCGTCTTCCGCGCAACCGAAGGCCTGCAGCAGAAATACGGCCCCAACCGCGTGTTCGACACGCCGCTCGCGGAGAGTGGCATCATCGGACTGGCCAACGGCCTTGCCATTCAAGGGTTTCGCCCGGTACCAGAAATTCAGTTTTTCGGATTCGTCTTCGAGGCGTTCGACCAGATCGCGGGTCAGCTGGCGCGCACGAGATACCGAACCGGCGGCCGCTACACCGCTCCAGTGACCATCCGTTCTCCCTTCGGCGGGGGCGTGCACACGCCCGAAATGCACGCGGATTCCCTGGAAGGTCTGTTTGTTCAGACGCCGGGCATCAAAGTTGTCATTCCGAGCACGCCCTACGACGCCAAGGGACTACTGCTGTCGGCCATTCGGGATCCGGATCCAGTCATCTTCCTCGAACACATGAAGCTGTATCGTTCATTCCGCCAGGAAGTGCCGGAGGACGATTACACCATCCCGCTCGGCGTGGCGAATGTGGTCCGAGAGGGCAAGCATGCGACCGTCATCGCCTATGGGGCCATGGTGCACGTGGCGCTCAAGGCCGCGGAACAATGGTCGAAAGCAAAGGGCCTCGAGGCCGAAGTCATTGATCTCCGCACCGTGAACCCGATTGATATCGATACCATCGTGGCGTCCATCAAGAAGACGAACCGCGCCATCGTCGTCCAGGAGGCTCAGCGCTCGGCAGGCGCCGCGGCCGAGATCGTCGCGCAGATCAATGAAAATGCGATTTATTACCTCGAGGCGCCCGTGCTTCGCGCGACGCCGCCCGACACGGTGTATCCGTTTGGTATGATTGAGGACGAATGGTTGCCGACGCCCGAGTACGTCCTCAAGACGCTTGATAAAGTCATGAGCTTATAA
- a CDS encoding carboxylesterase/lipase family protein — MDVIVETRYGKVMGREEDGIRVFLGVPYAKAPEGERRFLPPEPVEPWAGVLDARAHGPICPQVANPLNPVDGFVQSEDCLRLNIYAPAEGTGHPVMVWIHGGAFVFGSGQSPWYDGRAFAKDGVVLVSINYRLGPLGFLHLAHLGGEAYVSSGNAGILDQIAALTYVRDTIEAFGGDPNRVTVAGESAGAWSVGTLLVMEAARGLFQQAILQSGIPFAYRTPEFAEWWTTQLLDALGINQASWHRLFDVPAADLVAVAARIPARDGLNLRPVLDGVMLTRSFWDALRHGQAAHVPTLAGSNREELMLWIARDPEWRTLSDEERIARVDRMWGPLGDRARDYYVDGRTGDELATWLVRFASMRSFTYPTIRAAEIQSEYAPVYLYRFDYRPSQLGAAHALEIPFVFGTYAHPSARVLVGDRPSHAAVSEAMHAAWVSFVRHGSPQAPHLPEWPTYDPKRRSTMIFDETSRVEEDPNTAERELWSEMMSLSM; from the coding sequence ATGGACGTGATCGTCGAAACGCGATACGGCAAGGTGATGGGGCGAGAAGAGGATGGGATTCGCGTGTTTTTGGGCGTCCCGTACGCGAAGGCGCCGGAGGGCGAACGGAGATTCTTGCCGCCGGAGCCCGTCGAGCCGTGGGCCGGTGTGCTGGATGCGCGCGCACATGGGCCTATCTGCCCGCAGGTGGCCAATCCGCTGAATCCTGTTGACGGTTTCGTGCAGTCCGAAGATTGCCTGCGGTTGAACATCTACGCGCCAGCTGAGGGGACGGGCCACCCTGTGATGGTCTGGATCCACGGCGGCGCGTTCGTGTTTGGATCCGGCCAGTCTCCCTGGTATGACGGGCGCGCGTTCGCGAAGGACGGGGTGGTGCTCGTGAGCATCAACTACCGCCTTGGCCCGCTCGGCTTCCTTCACCTCGCGCACCTCGGCGGCGAAGCCTACGTCAGCTCGGGCAACGCGGGCATTTTGGATCAGATTGCCGCGCTCACGTATGTGCGCGACACCATCGAGGCGTTCGGCGGCGACCCGAACCGGGTGACGGTAGCGGGCGAATCGGCCGGCGCGTGGAGTGTCGGCACGCTTTTGGTGATGGAAGCGGCGCGTGGGTTGTTCCAGCAGGCCATTCTGCAGAGCGGCATTCCGTTTGCGTATCGGACGCCCGAGTTTGCGGAGTGGTGGACCACTCAACTGCTCGATGCGCTCGGCATCAACCAGGCGTCGTGGCACCGCCTCTTCGACGTTCCCGCCGCCGATCTCGTCGCCGTCGCAGCACGCATTCCGGCGCGGGACGGGCTGAACCTGCGCCCGGTCTTGGACGGCGTGATGCTCACGCGGTCGTTCTGGGATGCCCTGCGACACGGGCAGGCCGCGCACGTGCCTACTCTCGCCGGATCGAACCGGGAGGAGTTGATGCTGTGGATAGCTCGCGATCCCGAGTGGCGGACGCTTTCCGACGAGGAACGCATCGCGCGCGTGGATCGGATGTGGGGGCCCCTCGGCGATCGCGCCCGAGACTACTACGTGGATGGCCGCACGGGCGACGAACTGGCCACGTGGCTCGTCCGATTCGCCTCCATGCGGAGTTTCACGTATCCCACCATCCGCGCGGCCGAGATCCAGAGCGAATACGCTCCCGTCTACCTGTACCGATTTGACTACCGGCCGAGTCAGCTCGGCGCGGCGCACGCGCTCGAAATCCCCTTCGTGTTCGGCACGTACGCCCATCCGTCGGCGCGGGTGCTCGTCGGAGACCGGCCGTCGCACGCCGCTGTCTCAGAAGCGATGCACGCGGCTTGGGTCTCCTTCGTCCGCCATGGCAGTCCGCAGGCGCCGCACCTCCCGGAGTGGCCGACCTACGACCCGAAGCGCCGCTCGACCATGATTTTCGACGAAACGTCTCGCGTCGAGGAGGATCCTAATACCGCCGAGCGCGAGCTCTGGTCCGAGATGATGAGCCTGTCCATGTGA
- a CDS encoding dihydrolipoamide acetyltransferase family protein: MAVVEFRLPELGEGLHEGRISKWLVQPGDTVNEDDPIAEVENDKSLVELPSPVSGKVKEIKVPEGTTCVVGDVLLTFEVEGDAPAEVGADEKPTDKSAQKAEADAHQNAKADEAPAAKPALDAAKAEAQESAAHEVLATPAVRKYAREQGVDIRTVKGTGNHGKVTKEDIDRAKAGAQAPQHAAETEERPVQAPQAPAAYGEEYEERVPMPMIRQAIARAMVKSKYTAPHVTLMDEVDVTELVKLRNEVKPIAQERGIKITYLPFIVKALIAALRTKPQLNASYDEEKQELVIKHYYHIGIATDTERGLLVPVVRHADRKNIWTIAQEINDLATRGRAGKLKPEEMKGSTISITNIGSAGGLFFTPIINYPEVAILGVGRITEKPIIKNGEFAVGQMMSLSLSFDHRVIDGALGQQFINDIKRLLENPRLLLLEV, encoded by the coding sequence ATGGCCGTCGTTGAATTTCGCCTACCTGAGCTTGGCGAAGGCCTGCACGAAGGCCGGATCAGCAAGTGGCTCGTCCAACCGGGCGACACGGTCAATGAGGACGACCCGATTGCGGAAGTGGAAAACGACAAGTCGCTCGTGGAGCTTCCCTCGCCGGTGAGCGGCAAAGTAAAGGAGATCAAGGTGCCTGAAGGCACAACGTGCGTGGTTGGAGACGTGCTGTTGACGTTTGAGGTAGAAGGAGACGCACCCGCCGAGGTTGGAGCGGACGAAAAGCCGACTGACAAGAGCGCGCAAAAGGCCGAGGCGGACGCACATCAAAATGCGAAGGCGGACGAAGCGCCCGCAGCCAAGCCCGCGCTCGACGCAGCAAAGGCAGAAGCGCAGGAGTCTGCCGCGCACGAGGTGCTCGCCACGCCCGCGGTCCGCAAGTACGCTCGCGAACAAGGCGTGGATATCCGCACAGTCAAAGGCACCGGCAACCACGGCAAGGTGACCAAAGAGGATATCGATCGCGCCAAGGCCGGCGCTCAAGCGCCTCAGCACGCGGCCGAGACGGAAGAACGGCCTGTCCAGGCGCCACAGGCACCAGCGGCATACGGCGAGGAATATGAAGAACGCGTGCCGATGCCGATGATCCGCCAGGCCATCGCCCGCGCCATGGTGAAGTCGAAATACACGGCGCCGCACGTCACGCTCATGGATGAGGTGGACGTCACGGAACTCGTGAAACTGCGCAACGAGGTCAAGCCCATTGCGCAGGAGCGCGGCATCAAGATCACGTATCTGCCGTTCATCGTAAAGGCGCTCATCGCAGCGCTTCGCACCAAGCCGCAGCTGAACGCGTCCTACGACGAGGAGAAGCAGGAACTCGTCATCAAGCACTACTACCACATCGGCATTGCGACCGACACCGAGCGCGGCTTGCTCGTGCCCGTGGTGCGTCACGCAGACCGGAAGAACATCTGGACCATTGCCCAAGAAATCAACGATCTCGCCACGCGCGGACGCGCCGGAAAGCTCAAACCCGAGGAGATGAAGGGCAGCACCATCTCCATCACGAATATCGGATCGGCGGGCGGCTTGTTCTTCACCCCCATTATCAATTACCCTGAAGTTGCGATTCTGGGCGTCGGCCGGATCACGGAGAAGCCGATCATCAAGAACGGCGAATTCGCTGTGGGCCAGATGATGTCCTTGTCGCTGAGCTTCGACCACCGCGTGATCGATGGCGCGCTCGGTCAGCAGTTCATCAACGACATCAAGCGCTTGCTTGAAAATCCGCGCTTGTTGCTCCTGGAGGTGTGA